The following are from one region of the Acidobacteriota bacterium genome:
- a CDS encoding energy transducer TonB — MSFLKMAKMKQSLRKMMLLPVGTVLVLAGVIWTIYFYYPTADAQAIFDLRLADASKSVDEALRENPELSTTIKDRVMQCVTDLRRGDTRDVLSRAADLRRSPASINNRSLVLAIKSIKDAVYASDYQQGYRNMLMVGGGIFIIGALVLVYGYIQVKSAGIFVTTEVLTGNLKKYEAPEILNKELLKRDPPKSVTVMLTVNRYGHVTDMELMEGPTYLVPYLLQAVRKWRFEPFLHKGKSVPVIGEMRISFK; from the coding sequence ATGAGCTTTCTGAAAATGGCCAAGATGAAGCAGAGCCTTCGAAAGATGATGCTCCTGCCGGTCGGGACCGTCCTGGTCCTGGCGGGGGTGATCTGGACCATCTACTTTTACTACCCCACGGCCGACGCCCAGGCCATCTTCGACCTCCGGCTCGCCGACGCGAGCAAGAGCGTGGACGAGGCCCTGCGGGAGAACCCCGAGCTGAGTACCACCATCAAGGATCGGGTGATGCAGTGCGTGACCGACCTGCGCCGGGGCGACACCCGCGACGTCCTCTCCCGGGCCGCCGATCTGCGGCGGAGCCCCGCCAGCATCAACAACCGAAGCCTGGTCCTGGCCATCAAGAGCATCAAGGACGCGGTCTACGCCTCGGATTACCAGCAGGGCTACCGCAACATGCTCATGGTCGGGGGGGGCATCTTCATCATCGGGGCCCTGGTGCTGGTCTACGGCTACATCCAGGTCAAGAGCGCCGGCATCTTCGTGACCACGGAGGTGCTGACCGGGAACCTCAAGAAGTACGAGGCTCCGGAGATCCTCAACAAGGAACTGCTCAAGCGCGACCCGCCCAAGAGCGTGACGGTGATGCTGACCGTGAACCGTTACGGGCACGTCACCGACATGGAACTGATGGAGGGCCCCACCTACCTGGTGCCTTACCTTCTCCAGGCGGTCCGGAAGTGGCGATTCGAGCCGTTTCTCCACAAGGGCAAAAGCGTCCCCGTCATCGGCGAGATGCGCATCTCCTTCAAGTAG
- the ispE gene encoding 4-(cytidine 5'-diphospho)-2-C-methyl-D-erythritol kinase produces the protein MAIELIAPAKINLYLKVLFRRPDGYHELRTLFQTVELADRVVLEPREDGRVLLECDRPGIPTDGTNLCVRAAEALKEATGTTSGARIRLFKNIPDKAGLGGGSSDAAATLAGLDRLWKTGLGREALAELGRGLGADVPFFLAGGTALGIGRGDEIIPLPDLPPCWVVLVFPAVVVSTPWAYGQLNLLLTNSDATTNIPRLRGFSPDSDTLLQMAENDFETVVFKAYPELSRIKDQLRAAGGCPALMSGSGSSVYGVFRSEAQSRRAAQLLENGPTPGRVVVTRFLPSGITGAPHSAAVVH, from the coding sequence ATGGCCATCGAGCTGATCGCACCCGCCAAGATCAACCTGTACCTGAAGGTCCTCTTTCGGAGGCCCGACGGGTACCACGAACTGCGGACGCTCTTCCAGACCGTGGAACTGGCCGACCGCGTCGTCCTGGAGCCGCGGGAGGACGGCCGGGTCCTCCTCGAGTGCGACCGCCCCGGGATCCCTACCGACGGGACGAACCTCTGCGTCCGTGCCGCCGAGGCGCTCAAGGAGGCCACCGGGACCACCTCCGGCGCCCGCATCCGGCTGTTCAAGAACATTCCCGACAAGGCGGGCCTGGGCGGGGGGAGTTCCGACGCCGCCGCGACGCTCGCCGGCCTGGACCGTCTCTGGAAGACCGGGCTGGGGCGGGAGGCGCTGGCGGAGCTGGGGCGGGGCCTCGGGGCGGACGTCCCCTTTTTCCTGGCGGGGGGGACCGCCCTCGGCATCGGCCGGGGGGACGAGATCATCCCGCTGCCGGACCTCCCCCCGTGCTGGGTGGTGCTGGTCTTTCCCGCGGTGGTCGTCAGCACGCCCTGGGCGTACGGGCAGCTGAATTTGCTGTTGACAAATTCGGATGCAACGACTAATATTCCGCGTTTGCGCGGGTTTTCGCCGGATTCGGACACCCTGCTCCAGATGGCCGAGAACGACTTTGAAACGGTGGTCTTCAAAGCGTATCCGGAGCTTTCGCGCATCAAGGATCAACTCCGTGCGGCGGGGGGTTGCCCGGCCCTGATGAGCGGCAGCGGTTCCTCCGTGTACGGGGTCTTTCGCTCGGAAGCGCAGAGCCGGCGGGCCGCACAGTTGCTGGAGAACGGCCCGACGCCCGGTCGCGTCGTCGTGACGCGGTTCCTCCCCTCGGGAATCACCGGGGCGCCGCACTCTGCCGCCGTCGTTCATTGA
- a CDS encoding aminoacyl-tRNA hydrolase, protein MRYRYNRHNAGFLFLDWFGPRVRQGPVRAETGLFAHVGEGELAGRPLLLVRPQTWMNLSGQCYAAVLAALGYPVERTLVVYDDLALPFGAFRVRGQGSSGGHRGMESILAAAGRTDIPRLRIGIGGEAPPEDTVHYVLSDFTPSESGQLPELFTRLAEVVAVWAEDGIRAAMDRAGTLRGESRRGPRDSAGTAVRKGRPRSGTPADPGGFPEENSPGTGSEPAAPPPESTDMP, encoded by the coding sequence TTGCGATACCGGTACAACCGGCACAACGCCGGGTTTCTTTTTCTGGACTGGTTCGGGCCCCGGGTCCGGCAGGGCCCCGTGCGGGCGGAAACGGGCCTCTTCGCCCACGTCGGGGAGGGGGAACTCGCGGGGCGCCCCCTGCTCCTGGTCCGGCCGCAGACCTGGATGAACCTCAGCGGGCAGTGTTACGCGGCGGTCCTCGCCGCCCTGGGTTACCCGGTCGAACGAACGCTCGTCGTGTACGACGACCTCGCGCTTCCCTTCGGGGCGTTCCGGGTCCGCGGCCAGGGGTCTTCCGGGGGCCACCGGGGCATGGAGAGCATCCTGGCGGCGGCCGGCCGCACCGACATCCCCCGCCTCCGGATCGGGATCGGGGGCGAAGCCCCCCCCGAAGACACCGTTCACTACGTGCTCTCCGACTTCACGCCTTCCGAGTCCGGGCAGCTTCCCGAACTTTTCACCCGACTGGCCGAGGTCGTGGCGGTATGGGCTGAGGACGGCATCCGGGCCGCCATGGACCGGGCCGGCACCCTCCGGGGCGAAAGCCGCCGGGGGCCGCGGGATAGCGCCGGGACCGCGGTGAGGAAGGGGAGGCCCCGGAGCGGGACGCCGGCGGACCCAGGGGGATTCCCGGAGGAGAACTCGCCGGGCACCGGGTCGGAACCGGCGGCCCCCCCCCCGGAAAGCACGGACATGCCCTGA
- a CDS encoding 50S ribosomal protein L25 has translation MEPITIETKRRWDLGKNGSHRLRVSGYVPAVLYGKDEVSVPLAVDRKMLDHLLHTPGGRNRTYTLKLDEQNTKEVLIKDFQLDPVRDELIHVDFLAVSRDRAVQVKVPVEAVGVAVGVKTFGGILGILMHHMPVECFPQDIPETIRVDVSGLGINQNLKVKHVDLGDRVKILADPETIVVHVEGTRGAETAPTAAETTAEAK, from the coding sequence ATGGAACCAATCACGATTGAAACCAAGCGGAGGTGGGATCTGGGGAAAAACGGCTCCCACCGCCTGAGAGTGTCGGGTTACGTCCCGGCCGTGCTGTACGGGAAGGACGAGGTCAGCGTCCCCCTCGCCGTGGACCGCAAGATGCTGGACCATCTGCTGCACACGCCCGGGGGCCGCAACCGGACCTACACCCTCAAGCTGGACGAGCAGAACACCAAGGAAGTCCTGATCAAGGACTTCCAGCTGGACCCCGTCCGCGACGAGCTGATTCACGTGGACTTCCTGGCCGTCAGCCGCGACCGGGCCGTCCAGGTCAAGGTGCCGGTGGAGGCGGTGGGCGTCGCGGTCGGGGTGAAGACCTTCGGCGGGATCCTCGGGATCCTCATGCACCATATGCCGGTCGAGTGCTTCCCCCAGGACATCCCCGAGACCATCCGGGTCGATGTGTCCGGTCTCGGGATCAACCAGAACCTGAAAGTCAAGCACGTCGACCTCGGCGACCGGGTGAAGATCCTGGCGGACCCCGAGACCATCGTGGTCCACGTCGAGGGCACCCGCGGCGCCGAGACGGCCCCGACCGCCGCCGAGACGACAGCGGAAGCCAAGTAA
- a CDS encoding dihydroorotate dehydrogenase electron transfer subunit, which produces MISTENPVRSIEPLQADYFLLDLPAPRQAALAAPGHFFMLGLPGAGLSLDPLLNRPISVLDVLPDAGGRPRSLVFLVKKVGRGTRLMSSLAKGSTLRCTGPLGNTFPEPSPGERIVLAGGGVGIAPLHFFAARWAGRASLTVFYGGKRAADLPLADRFGALAPGAFHAVTEDGSVGEEGLVTGPLGRYLADRPDERVYCCGPTPMMRAVCETAGDPARVWASLESRMACGIGICLGCALPVAAGTAAPDRAAPPGGVTMERVCKEGPVFRADRIVWESLPD; this is translated from the coding sequence ATGATTAGCACCGAAAACCCCGTTCGATCGATCGAGCCCCTCCAGGCAGACTACTTCCTTCTCGACCTCCCGGCCCCGCGGCAGGCGGCCCTGGCGGCGCCCGGCCACTTCTTCATGCTGGGCCTTCCGGGCGCCGGCCTCTCCCTCGACCCCCTCCTCAACCGTCCCATCAGCGTCCTGGACGTCCTCCCGGACGCCGGGGGCCGTCCCCGGAGCCTCGTCTTCCTGGTCAAGAAGGTCGGCCGGGGGACCCGCCTGATGTCCAGCCTCGCCAAGGGCTCGACCCTCCGGTGCACCGGCCCCCTGGGCAACACCTTCCCCGAGCCCTCCCCCGGGGAGCGCATCGTGCTGGCGGGCGGCGGCGTCGGGATCGCGCCCCTGCACTTCTTCGCCGCCCGCTGGGCCGGCCGGGCCTCCCTCACCGTCTTCTACGGAGGGAAGCGCGCCGCCGACCTCCCGCTGGCGGACCGGTTCGGCGCCCTCGCGCCCGGCGCCTTCCACGCCGTCACCGAGGACGGCTCGGTCGGGGAGGAGGGCCTGGTGACCGGCCCCCTCGGGCGCTACCTGGCCGACCGGCCCGACGAGCGGGTCTACTGCTGCGGCCCCACCCCCATGATGAGGGCGGTCTGCGAGACGGCCGGCGACCCCGCCCGGGTCTGGGCCTCCCTGGAGAGCCGCATGGCCTGCGGGATCGGGATCTGCCTCGGCTGCGCCCTTCCGGTCGCCGCCGGGACCGCGGCCCCGGACCGCGCAGCTCCCCCCGGGGGAGTCACCATGGAACGGGTCTGCAAGGAAGGCCCGGTGTTCAGGGCGGACCGGATCGTGTGGGAAAGCCTGCCGGATTGA
- a CDS encoding ribose-phosphate pyrophosphokinase yields MIIFSGSANKSLAEEVCRYLKIPLGKSRLTTFADGEIYFQSLENVRGRDVFVVQPTSRPVNHNIMELLIIIDACKRASASRITAVIPYYGYARQDRKDKPRVAISSKLVADLITAAGASRVLAMDLHVSQIQGFFNIPVDHLFAAPVILDYISSLNLRDLTILSPDTGGAERARAYAKRLNANLALGDKRRVQDNVAEVMNIIGEVAGKTVVIVDDMVDTAGTMTEISHALQLRGATRVLAAVTHPVLSGPAMERLRNSPLEMLIATNTIEVPEDRNIPSLKVLSVAPLIGEAIRSIHYETSISNLFV; encoded by the coding sequence TTGATCATCTTTTCCGGTTCGGCCAACAAGTCACTGGCCGAGGAAGTCTGCCGTTATTTGAAAATCCCGTTGGGCAAGTCCAGGCTGACCACGTTCGCGGACGGGGAGATCTACTTCCAGAGCCTCGAGAACGTGCGCGGCCGCGACGTCTTCGTCGTGCAGCCGACGTCGCGGCCCGTCAACCACAACATCATGGAACTGCTCATCATCATCGACGCCTGCAAGCGGGCCTCCGCGTCGCGGATCACCGCGGTGATCCCCTATTACGGCTACGCCCGCCAGGACCGGAAGGACAAGCCCCGCGTGGCGATCTCCTCGAAGCTGGTGGCGGACCTCATCACCGCCGCGGGTGCGAGCCGGGTCCTGGCCATGGACCTGCACGTCTCGCAGATCCAGGGCTTTTTCAACATCCCGGTGGACCACCTCTTCGCGGCGCCGGTGATCCTGGACTACATCTCCTCGCTGAACCTGCGGGACCTGACGATCCTCTCCCCCGACACCGGCGGCGCAGAGCGCGCCCGGGCCTACGCCAAGCGGCTGAACGCGAACCTGGCCCTGGGCGACAAGCGGCGGGTCCAGGACAACGTGGCCGAGGTGATGAACATCATCGGCGAGGTGGCGGGGAAAACCGTCGTCATCGTGGACGACATGGTGGACACGGCGGGGACCATGACCGAGATCTCCCACGCCCTGCAGCTGCGCGGGGCGACCCGGGTGCTGGCGGCGGTGACCCACCCCGTCCTAAGCGGGCCGGCCATGGAGAGGCTCCGGAATTCGCCGCTGGAGATGCTCATCGCCACCAACACCATCGAAGTGCCCGAGGACCGGAACATCCCCAGCCTGAAGGTCCTGTCGGTTGCGCCCCTGATCGGCGAGGCCATCCGTTCCATCCACTACGAGACGTCGATCAGCAACCTGTTCGTCTGA